In Streptantibioticus cattleyicolor NRRL 8057 = DSM 46488, a genomic segment contains:
- a CDS encoding pyridoxamine 5'-phosphate oxidase family protein: MGRYAHLAYTESVRQVQQEQGSALAARRRLAEGDEPERMGDAEAAFIGSRDGFYLASVSETGWPYVQFRGGPPGFVHVLDDRTLGYADVRGNRQYITTGNVRADGRVALFFMDYPRQARLKIFGHAHTRATAEDPHLTERLSAPRTDGNVERLMLIRVEGFNWNCHQHITPRYSEAELARVLAPFRARMAELEEENRVLRARVGEV; the protein is encoded by the coding sequence ATGGGCCGTTACGCCCACCTCGCCTACACCGAGTCCGTGCGGCAGGTGCAACAGGAGCAGGGCAGCGCCCTCGCCGCCCGCCGCCGGCTCGCCGAAGGCGACGAACCGGAACGCATGGGCGACGCCGAGGCCGCCTTCATCGGCTCCCGGGACGGCTTCTACCTCGCCAGCGTCAGCGAAACCGGCTGGCCCTACGTCCAGTTCCGCGGCGGCCCGCCCGGCTTCGTCCACGTCCTCGACGACCGCACCCTCGGCTACGCCGACGTCCGCGGCAACCGCCAGTACATCACCACCGGCAACGTCCGCGCCGACGGCCGCGTCGCCCTGTTCTTCATGGACTACCCGCGCCAGGCCCGCCTGAAGATCTTCGGCCACGCCCACACCCGCGCGACCGCGGAAGACCCGCACCTGACCGAACGCCTCTCGGCCCCCCGCACCGACGGCAACGTCGAACGCCTCATGCTCATCCGCGTCGAGGGCTTCAACTGGAACTGCCACCAGCACATCACGCCTCGCTACTCCGAGGCGGAACTCGCCCGGGTGCTCGCCCCGTTCCGCGCGAGGATGGCGGAGTTGGAGGAGGAGAACAGGGTGTTGCGGGCGAGGGTGGGGGAGGTGTGA
- a CDS encoding ArsR/SmtB family transcription factor has translation MPRTEDTWLPQPDLDEVEIGTVLQALADPVRLHIVRLLDAEGEGSCTSLDVPVKRSTVSHHLRTLRESGVVATRLVGNSRLSRLRRDDLERRFPGLLTSILNAAAPLARTPVG, from the coding sequence ATGCCCAGGACGGAAGACACCTGGCTGCCCCAGCCCGACCTCGACGAGGTGGAGATCGGGACGGTCCTCCAGGCCCTCGCCGACCCGGTGCGCCTGCACATCGTGCGGCTGCTCGACGCCGAGGGGGAGGGATCGTGCACCTCGCTCGACGTCCCCGTCAAGCGGTCGACCGTCTCCCACCACCTGCGCACCCTGCGGGAGAGCGGCGTGGTGGCCACCCGGCTGGTCGGCAACTCCCGGCTCAGCCGGCTGCGCCGGGACGACCTCGAACGCCGCTTCCCCGGGCTGCTGACGTCCATCCTGAACGCCGCCGCACCACTGGCGCGCACACCCGTCGGCTGA
- a CDS encoding MFS transporter, whose protein sequence is MSDTAQAAPDATRGDRWRAHTTVLAFGTFAVGTDAFVIAGLLPDISRSLHVTIAAAGQLVSVFSIAYALLSPVLAALTGKWSRRSVLVTALVVFAVGNVVTALAPSYPLVLTARVVAAAGAAMFTPNAGATAAAVAGAERRGRAIAIVTVGLTSSLALGAPLGTAIGNAWGWKATMWFVTALAIVVAPVIALRLPDVRLGAAPGLRQRLSPLTDRRVAGVLAGTLLAFIGIYLPYTYISSVFAPATGGDGGKVALLLLVFGIAGTAGNLTAGRLADRHGPRRVVVCATLGLGAVFLAMLAGRDWFPAAVLVVALGGIGSWSVTAPQQHRIIALAPAGAESLVVSLNAAVMYLAISLSSVIGAIGLDAFSSPAYLLPVATVFVVAAAALTWVTGRAGRRAADPAASAAERGRDEVGTAPAAR, encoded by the coding sequence ATGAGCGACACCGCCCAAGCCGCTCCCGACGCCACCCGAGGGGACCGCTGGCGCGCTCATACCACGGTCTTGGCCTTCGGCACCTTCGCCGTGGGCACCGACGCCTTCGTCATCGCCGGCCTGCTGCCCGACATCAGCCGCTCGCTGCACGTGACCATCGCGGCGGCGGGCCAGCTGGTCAGCGTCTTCTCCATCGCCTACGCGCTGCTGTCACCGGTGCTCGCGGCGCTGACCGGCAAGTGGTCGCGGCGCAGCGTGCTGGTGACCGCGCTGGTCGTCTTCGCGGTCGGCAACGTGGTCACCGCGCTCGCCCCCAGCTATCCGCTGGTGCTCACCGCGCGGGTGGTCGCGGCGGCCGGGGCGGCGATGTTCACCCCCAACGCGGGGGCGACGGCGGCGGCGGTCGCCGGTGCCGAACGGCGCGGCCGGGCCATCGCCATCGTCACCGTCGGCCTGACCTCCTCGCTCGCCCTGGGCGCGCCGCTGGGCACCGCGATCGGCAACGCGTGGGGGTGGAAGGCGACCATGTGGTTCGTGACCGCGCTCGCCATCGTGGTGGCGCCGGTCATCGCGCTGCGGCTGCCGGACGTCCGCCTCGGCGCCGCGCCGGGGCTGCGCCAGCGGCTGTCGCCGCTCACCGACCGCCGGGTGGCCGGGGTGCTGGCCGGCACCCTGCTCGCCTTCATCGGCATCTACCTGCCCTACACCTACATCAGCTCGGTCTTCGCCCCGGCCACCGGCGGGGACGGCGGCAAGGTGGCACTGCTGCTGCTGGTCTTCGGCATCGCCGGCACCGCGGGCAACCTGACGGCCGGACGCCTGGCCGACCGGCACGGTCCGCGGCGCGTGGTCGTCTGCGCCACCCTCGGACTCGGCGCGGTCTTCCTGGCCATGCTGGCCGGACGCGACTGGTTCCCGGCCGCCGTGCTGGTGGTCGCGCTCGGCGGGATCGGTTCGTGGTCGGTGACCGCGCCGCAGCAGCACCGGATCATCGCCCTCGCCCCGGCCGGCGCCGAATCGCTGGTCGTCTCGCTCAACGCGGCGGTGATGTACCTGGCGATCTCGCTGTCCAGCGTCATCGGCGCCATCGGGCTGGACGCGTTCAGCTCGCCCGCCTACCTGCTGCCGGTGGCCACCGTCTTCGTCGTCGCGGCGGCGGCGCTGACCTGGGTGACCGGACGGGCCGGCCGCCGCGCGGCCGACCCGGCGGCGAGCGCCGCGGAGCGTGGCCGCGACGAGGTGGGGACCGCCCCGGCCGCCAGGTAA